The Xiphophorus couchianus chromosome 6, X_couchianus-1.0, whole genome shotgun sequence genomic interval TCAATTGTAATGATATTGATATAGCAAAAAAGGTTTAGGTGTGtaaaattcattaaaacaactaaaaagttGACTTATACATTAAAGATAAACTGCCTTATTCATTTTGGTGCTATAAACACATTAACATCTAAAGCTTGTTATGGATACAAAATTATAGACAGGTAAAGAAATTGCTACTGTTTAATTATCATTTTGAACAGGGATTCAGATGTGTTATggattgttagttttaaaatcatattgaaatttatataattataaataaataaaattacatttcccATAATACTATATCCCCtaaaccagtggtccccaaccctcAGGCCGCAGACCGGTACCgatccgtggaccaattggtaccgggccgcggaagaaataattaaatacttccgTCTCTGCGCGCAACCCCCCCAGCCCCCTGATCCGCAGTGCAGTCTTGTGCGCAACCCCCCTCCCTCAGGCCCGTCCGTAGCAAATATGCTAAGTGTTGTTGCGTGCCCCGCCCCCCCGGTCCGCAGCGAATTTTCgaagtcttgaccggtccgcggtactaaaaaggttggggaccactgtccTAAACTATATGtagatttttataataaattaatctgtCTGAATCGTAATGTGTAATTTGTATCTCTACGTCTTGGGTTTAGTCTTTGGCCTCGTTGTTGTTTCGGTGGATTTAGATCATTCCCACTCCACATGTCAAAGCACCAACAACACTAAGATCAGCAGCAAATCATActgcacaaaattaaaatgttgcatctaaaagaataaagacagcatgttttactgtatatttaacACAATATGTAACTTATTGATCTCTGCCACCACAAACACAATACCACAGTCAGCTATAAGATACTGTTACTGCTCTGACTGCACTCAGGACTGCGGCCCACTCACACTGAAGATTGGGGGGTCGATTCAGGCTGCAgattcacacaaaaaacatcacaGGGTGGCCATAGAATGTAGATCAATTGCTCACTCTGTAATGTTCACAAGTTGATGGTTTGTGTAGTAAAAGTATAAAAGCTGATAAATTTGTAAATGATTGTGAATCCAATCAGCGTCAAACTCACAGGTGTAAAAGGAGGACAGCGGATGGAGATCTGGGTTCCCTTGTACACTAGCATCACTCAGTTTGTTCAGCCCATTGTGTATGTGCCTATGAAGTCACTGTTTGGCAAAAGTTATCCAGTCTCTCCAACAGGcgttgatttaaatataaagttaaataataaacacaatgaaaaatgGGCTCAAACTCTTACACATAGAGCCCAGGCTATAAAATTCACAACTGATGGAGTTGGTTGGAACTGATTGAATACTCACTATTGTGGGAGAGGGAAACATTCCCAGTCTTGATCCCGGACAGTGGATAGATATGATTCCACACTCTTACAAGTTTTGGTCCCACCAGCAGTCTCAAACTGGTcacattgttttaaacacaGGTACAGATGGATGACTCATTCTTTATAGGCCAGCCCCAGAGTAGGAGGTGGAGTGTGAGTCAGGAGAGGGCGGGGCAGAGTAGGGGGAGGAGTTGGGCTTGGACGACCAAACACAACCTGCATCTGCCTGTTGGGGAAATTAGGCTGGATTggattttcttgaaaatttcgaAGGTTTTCATGGAAACGGTTGCTGCTCTCATTGTCAAGGCGGTTGCTGTCATCACTGGGGCGGTGGTTGTTATGCAGATCCGGGGTGGGCCCTCGGTCTTGGACATGAACAACATTGGTGCTGCCCTTTCTTCGAAGAGTGGACTCCCGGCTGGACGAGGCCACTGACTGGCTGTCTGAACCTCCGTCACTGCTAGCAGCTGTCGTCTCCACTGGGGTCACCCTGATAGTGGTGACTGCTTGGGGATGAGGGTGGAAGGGAGGAGCAAAGGTgacagtggaaggaaaagacaTGTTGGAGTTGTTGGAGCTGGGGTTATAACTTGGATGAAAATTgttaaagtttggatttttggGATTGTTGGGGTTAAAATTGTGATGCTGGTAATTGTTAGGATTATTTTGGTGTAAGGGGTGCAAAGGATGCATCACACGTGGATGATTGGCGAATGCACCTCCTCCCCCCACCCCTCCACCTCCTACATCCCCCCCACCTTCACTCTCTGATTCAGTCCCTGTCACGCTCCTCCTTCCGTCCACTGAACCTCCATCTCTCAGAGAATCGCagctgtctgtgtgtctgtttaGGTCATTTAGGGCGAACGTTGACTGTCGAAGGGATGCTCTTTGTTCTGGCGGTTTCCATCGCCATGATCCACTGCCATCTGTGCTTGGAGGTTTCACCACAGGCTTTTGTCTGGATTCAGGATGAGCTTCTACACGAACTATGCTGCCACTTCTTTCCAAACCACCTCCTACAAAACAGACCAAGGAAACAACTATCTATTGTACATCATACAACAACAGTTGGTGGCATGGCATAGAACTGTCTGAAGTCCATTTTTGGGATTTGTCTTTTCACATCTATGTGCTTCTAAAGacttctgaaacagaaaatatcttgGCATGATTACGCCAAGATTCATACTGCCAAAGAAAAGTGCGCAGATACCTCCAACTCCTATTGCCCCAGTGGTAGAGGCCGGCGGAGATGGATCTTGATCTGTCAGCGCTCTGTACCGAATAGATCCACCATCTTCAGAACGAGGAGAGTGAAGGAGACCTTGCTGTTTGGACAAGGCTATGacctggaaaaagaaagaagcaataaaTGAAAGCCAATTCCAAACACTGCTGCCaggaaactagaccaaaaaaatTGCCTAACTTTCCAGCTGAATGTGAAGTAGCAGTGCTACAGATAGAAGTCTAGGAAAAGGATTCCTAGATAGACATCTACAGTATAAGACAGGGGCCCGGAGGACCAGAGTTAAGACCCACTGGataaaaaagctttataatGACTGCATGGCTAAGCGATATAAAGCATTCTAGTGCTGTCCCATAAGGGTGTCAGAACAACATTGCTGATCAGAAGCAGAGCAGCAATTGCAACACCTTCCTGAATACTggctgaatttgtgtttttgaaagtaTTGATAGTATGGCAGCCTGGTGAATTACAGGCAGAGTAGACTTGCTTAAATCTGTTTGTTTAAATCAGTGGGTAGCAAACTGTTCGGTTTGTTTGAGTCTCCAAGCTACCTCTGTCAGACATCCTCCTCCCGTCTGGTATCTTGCCACATTAATCTTCACTTTATGAACTCCAATTTAAGCTGGGGGCTTTGCTTTCACTTCATTCTCCATGAATGGCCACTGATCCCCAAGGCTCAGGTTCCAAACACAACATCATCCTCCTGCCACAGTTCAGTTGCCTTGTGGTGACTTTGTCTTTTAAGCAGTGTGCAAAttcaaaatatgtaattttgaaTTTGCACACTGATATTAGCCCAAATACAACCTTAAAGGAAAACTTCTAAAAACATCACATAGAGTCTTTAAGTTGAATTATTGTAAACATGAATAGAGAGGATCTACAGAGGATGAGCCTCTTCTATTCCAATTATGTCACTTTGgtagaaatgaacaaaattaatttgcagtacagtaaatcttttaaaaatatgttgttaaagGGGTGGCATTCAGTGACATGCTGTCAGGGGAAGCAGATATGTAAACATATCAAATGAAACATACGCCCATGAAAAGTAATATATACGTATGTTAACAATGATGAGAGAAAATCAGTTTGTCCACTTTCTATAAATGGTTTATATTgctaatttcaacatttttatggtcAAACTCATTGAATTTAAGCTTTTGAAATACATGAAGTAAGATCAGGGTGAGGCAGTGCAGTGCTGTGCCTCACCTCTGGCGCTGTGTCAGACAAGAGAATGAAGCATGCAATTGGCGCTTGCTGCTGTCTGTCTCCAGACTATATTGCTAATGTACTTGTTTAACTAcccattttctacatttttgacGTTCCACAGCCTGTTTGATATATTTAATGAATGTGTGTGACATATTTCATTATTCTATTTGACCATAGATGTGCAGTGAAAATGTGTGGCTGAAGCAGAAAGTACTGTGCTTCACTGATAGGGGGCAGTGCTGAGTGAGCTCTATAGACACAATGAGCAACAGGTGCTCTTCTTCTACACATTGAAGAGAATTAAATCAGTTGGGGGTGGGGATACAGACCATTCTATTTGGCtgacacattttagaaaattaaaggaaaatgagAAGCAAGGATCTCTCCATGACATATTCATGGAGAGGGATAGGTGCATGAatgtcatgtaaaataaatgtaagatcatacattttccagattttcaattttaatctGGAAAGAGAGGTCAGATAAAGAAAagattcaaataattaaaaaaactgtgaCCTTATTAAATATTAGTTTGTCTTTCTTGCTATTATATTGTTACAAGTTTCAATTAGTGactgtcaaaattaaaatataggTTCTATACTGGATTTTGAATTTGCACATCTGATTTTGGTGGAGTCTGTGCCTCACCAGTCATGGTGGCATTATATGTTTTTCAGGCACATgatgccattttgtagcacaatcaagtaagtatgttacctttagtttttataataatgttgtttatatcaaatataacttaagaGAAATTGACTTCACAATTTGATGCCATGAAATTGGGCCTATGTCTCTTTCATAACCTCCTGCTTTTTCCAACACTCCTTCTTCACAAAGTCGTCACAACAGTGTTTCTCCATTATTCCATTTACAAGTGTTCCTAGGAGAATTGGATGAGAAGAAGTTCtcatgatgagctcagcagactccagttccaccagctgtttgctaattgctgctgccactagtctgaaggGCTAGGAGCAGGCAGGgtggagggctgctctgtgaagcaGAAGCTCTGCTGAAGACTGCAGCTCTACGGGGGAGCTTTGTGGACATAGGTGGAGGTGCAGGTGTTTAGGTTCCTCTGAATAGAATAGGCGcctctcaaacatgcatgaaaaaatcaaagcaacactccagaaatgtttttgattatagTATAACATTATAGTATGATGTGAAGCcaagagaaaacttttttttcccataataCCCTCCCTTTAAAATATCTGTGGATCAGAAAGTAAAAGAAGTTTAACCTGCATTAGACGAGGCTGTCCTCCAGCACTCAGGGGTCTGCAAGGAAGGGTGGTCTTCTCAGCCACTCTCAGCCATTTTTCTCTCACTGACCCTCCACCGTCCATCATGCTGTCCTCTGATTCACTCTCCTGGTCCTTGTTGTTAGGATTTTCCTCCTCAGGAATGTGAACCAGCTGGGAGGATCCAGGACGAGGCTGCATGGAGACTCTGGCCCCACCGGCCATTCCACTGCTGCCATTATGTGCCAGGTGATTATGATTGCTAATGGGGACAGAGCTTGCTGCTAATTTCATGTACTGCGCCGGGATATGGGCCCCAGCACGCATCTCCACTTCCTGGCTTGAGGACGAAGGTATGTGGGCTCCAGCCCGGAGCTCCGCCTCCAGGCCCATTGCACACGGCTCGGAGGAGCAACGGAACTCTGTGTTCCTCTGGGGAGAAGAGGAAGGGAGCGGCCTTATTCCATCCATCACCTGCATCGAGAGCTTCCTGTTATCATTCTTGTTCTTCCATTGGCTGAGCAGCTGCTTGGATCTGGTGGAGTCCATGGAGGTGTGGATGGAGGCATGTCGTCGTGGGATACGGCCTTCCTCCACAGAGGAGCCTCCATGGGACCTGGAGAATGATGAGATGAAATACAAGACAAAAGAAGACTGTGGCAAAGGTCACTATGTAGGCACAAATCTCTCAAATAAAGTTGTTCCATGaaaagataaatttaaaaaagaacagaaagaccCTCTGAAAGGCCAGAGAAGCTCAGATCAAAACCACTGTAAAAGAGTAACTAAAGTACCTGGTGCTTTAAAACTTCACTAGAACCTTCAACATTGGTGACTAAATGTGTTCGGTGTGAAACAAACTGCTACCTTGGCAgtgtgctgctgctgaaggTCATCATGTTGTCACGGTTTCCAGGTGGACTGGACTGAGTGATCACCTCCACATCAGCACTGGCTCTCTTCAGATTGCTCATAGATGGCTCTCGATAGGAGGAGCTTCGGGTTAGGATGGGTACTGGATGGTCAGGGGCCAAAGTGTGGGAGGAGGTCCTTGTAATGATGGGCTTTGGTGGGCTGGGGGCCAGGGTGTGGTGGACTATCAAAGACAGCAAAAAAGGAGTTAAACTCTTACTGCTGGGTTAAATCTGAGGCAATTAGGACATCTGATTAAAGTGAAAATTTAATTCAGATAGCCATATCTGGACCACATCAAAACTGATGGAATTCCCAGAGCTTTAATACAGTTTGACTTTAATAATAACTTGCTATAGACTGAACAAAATGTGAAgcatttgtagtttttctatGACCCCTAGTGAGGCACCAGGGGTCAGGAGGCACTGCcgatctccagctaacgttccgggcaagagacggggtcacctggacaggtcgccaatcTGTTGCAgtgctttttacatatttgtgaaattaatagaaaatgtgAATCCACACAACAGGGCGCAGTACAAAATGCTGTAGAAGGTATGCCGGGCCAATCGGTGGTGCTGtaagcaaaaatattgtttgttatTTGTGTGAGTGAGGTGGATGGAggttttcactttaaaatgtatcaaCTCTGGGATCCAGTGTCAAAATGACTGTTGTTTCTGGCCTGCCAAAACGCTGAATTCATGCAGACACAGagtctaaaaaaacaaaaaacctaaaattgTCTCAGTGTGTTCTGTCTGTGTGGTGTGTACCTTAAGGCCCCCACATACTCTGGTGTACTTCACTCCACATTATATCTGCTGGACACGTCTGTGCAAAGGTACATTTTTACAGCCATATATGCATatgctcagtgtttcagtggAAACTGTGTTCACATCAAACTGTTTGATAAGCGACACTGAGCTGATAAGGCTGAGAGTCAGTGCAATCTGTTGCTAGAAAGCGCATCAGACTGCTACTTTGTGCCGCACTGACAGGTGTGCAGTGGTTGCCCTGGTGAAGCAGAAACGGGACTAGGTGCCCAGCTGGCTCAGCAAACTTGCtagcaatctgctgggtttgtTTAGacaaaaaactcatttttaccAATTTGAATAATGAAGTGAACTTGGCTTCATCATTTGATAACTAGTATCAATTCGGAAAGATTGTAAGAAATTAAAGAATTTGTCACAAGAAATGCAGGCAATCAGTATACTTGACTATAAAATTTCAACCGTATGCAGAGTTTGTGCAGCTAACAGCATATGTGCAGTATGTCTTAGTATGTGGGAGTCTTTAGTGTGAAAGTACAATGTGTGTTAAAGGTGTCATTTAACACATTTCAAAAGGCACAAGATTTTACCTTGGTGGCTGTTGCTGGTTGCTGATTGGCTAACATTGGGGAGGGAAGAGAGGGATCGCTCTCTAAGAATGGGAGGATTCAGTTGACTTCTGCAGCGATCTTCACTTGGCTTGAAGTTGCTTACTGCGTATACACCCTGTACAAACAAAACCCAAGCAGACAAAGACCCAGGCtagcagcagaaaataaagatgTGTCATGATGTTAGATGTCAAATGGAACTGTCATAAGTTCAGCCTCAGTAGagtcaaataaaacaatgtataaCCAGAAGGGATGTCAAAACCATGAGGGTTTATCAGACAACAACATGTTATATGTTCGTTCAGGAGGAGTGACTGCTACAAGTCAATGACTCAATGGAATCTGCTGAGTTTCCTTAGgcagaaaattaatttatataaatttgaataataaactgaacttggcATCATCAGGTAGTAACCAGCATCAATTTCTAAACCATGTAACTGACTGCAAATCTTATCTGACTGTATGATTGGACAGTTACCTTATTTTATAATGTGCCATAAGACAacatgttgtgaattggtgctataaataaactgaatcaaaCAGAAGCAGTCTGCAAGCCAAGCTGCCGAATTTTATACACCTGTACATGTAAGTTATTGGGACACGTGAACTCAATGTTCTGGGGAGCTGACCCACTATGATGGCATTATTGTGTACCTCAAATCTGTAAGAGAAGAGAGTAGGACATGTCAGACTTCCACGAGTATGTTTTCTTTAACTATGagtaaattcagattttaattctGAATAAAAGTTTCTCAACATGACCAGGCATATCTGCTGGCAGAGTTTCACCCTGCAGGACAaaccagaacaacaaaaaacgtgGGTAGCTGCAGAGGGAAGTGTTAGAATGTGTAGATGTGTCAATGCTTCAGCAGAAAGTCTGAAAGTGTATACTGGCAGTGTCTAAAGCAGAGAGTGGGCCAAGGGTTGTGGTGTGTAGGAGGTATTATACTATATGACTATCAACCAAGCAGTTCCTACATATCAGGATTTCCTCCCAGTCAGAAGCTTGGCTCTAAGAATCTTACATCTAATAACATGTACCATATGTTATATGAGTTTGACTATTTATTAAGCAACTTTGATAGCTAACTGACTAACTAGATGCTAAACACTATTAAAGTATACTATAAAAACCGATAAGACTGTTGGTGTAATATTTTCATGTTATAATGCTCACTCTGCTCATGAAGTTAATAatgaatttcttcttttctttttccatcatTAGGatataatcaaataaatgaCTCAGCAGGGTCACCAGCCACCTGTCTACTGTTCACACAACCCACAACTGCAGAGACCCCTGCAGGTTGGTCCAGATGGCTGTGTTCAGAGTGATAAAGGAAGTGAGAGAACAGGCTGAAGTGATGGGGATCATACTCTGATTTAGGATGAGATGAATAATCAAGTCACttaaattatttgataccaaaaaATCCTGGAGCGGAAACTCCCTGATTTGATGCTCTGAATACAAAATGCAGGCTGAGCAGCAGGCATGCTTCTCATGCTGTACAGATA includes:
- the LOC114146702 gene encoding phospholipid phosphatase-related protein type 4-like, with amino-acid sequence MSRAKERLKAGKTKDSVTLLPCFYFVELPILASSVVSLYFLELTDIFQPVHSGYTCNDRSLSLPYIPPRQEVCPLPLLFSLAFAAPTVTILIGEAILYCYLSRRSSTTQTEANINAAGCNFNSYIRRAVRFIGVHIFGLCVTALITDILQLSTGQHTPYWLDVCKPNLTHINMSSCDEAFILEDICSGPDLGLINAGRKSFPSQHATLAAFAAVYISMYFNTVLTDSAKLLKPLLVFSFVMLAILAGLIRIIQFRNHPVDVYCGWLLGAAIAVYLGVYAVSNFKPSEDRCRSQLNPPILRERSLSSLPNVSQSATSNSHQVHHTLAPSPPKPIITRTSSHTLAPDHPVPILTRSSSYREPSMSNLKRASADVEVITQSSPPGNRDNMMTFSSSTLPRSHGGSSVEEGRIPRRHASIHTSMDSTRSKQLLSQWKNKNDNRKLSMQVMDGIRPLPSSSPQRNTEFRCSSEPCAMGLEAELRAGAHIPSSSSQEVEMRAGAHIPAQYMKLAASSVPISNHNHLAHNGSSGMAGGARVSMQPRPGSSQLVHIPEEENPNNKDQESESEDSMMDGGGSVREKWLRVAEKTTLPCRPLSAGGQPRLMQVIALSKQQGLLHSPRSEDGGSIRYRALTDQDPSPPASTTGAIGVGGGGLERSGSIVRVEAHPESRQKPVVKPPSTDGSGSWRWKPPEQRASLRQSTFALNDLNRHTDSCDSLRDGGSVDGRRSVTGTESESEGGGDVGGGGVGGGGAFANHPRVMHPLHPLHQNNPNNYQHHNFNPNNPKNPNFNNFHPSYNPSSNNSNMSFPSTVTFAPPFHPHPQAVTTIRVTPVETTAASSDGGSDSQSVASSSRESTLRRKGSTNVVHVQDRGPTPDLHNNHRPSDDSNRLDNESSNRFHENLRNFQENPIQPNFPNRQMQVVFGRPSPTPPPTLPRPLLTHTPPPTLGLAYKE